In the Myxococcota bacterium genome, ATGTTGAAGCCGTGAGCCACGGCGAGGTAGTTGCCGGGCTGCAGATTGGGCTCGACGTGCTCGCGGTACACCGCGCCGGTGGTCTCGTCGGGGAGCGTCATCATGATGACGTCGGCCGCGGCGGCCGCCTCGGCAACGTCGAGCACGCGCAGCCCCGCGCCCTCGGCCTTCGCGCACGAGGGTGAATCCTTCCGGAGCCCCACGACGACATCGACACCCGAGCCCTTGAGGTTCTGTGCGTGGGCGTGTCCCTGGCTGCCGTAGCCGAGGATCGCGACCGTCTTGCCGTCGAGTCGGCCGAGGTCCGCGTCCTTGTCGTAGTAGATCTTGAGTGCCATCGAGGTCGTCTTCCTGGTTGGCGGGAGCCCGCGGCACGCGGCCGCGCGGCGCCCGGTCTTGTCGGGGGGTTGGAGTCGGGGGTCGAAGCTGTCAGGCGTGCTCGCCGCGCCGCCTTGCGCCGGGCCCCGGTGGTGGGAGGGGTGCGGGTCCGAGGATCCCGCCGGCTCGACCGACCCCGATCCGCGTCCACGGGCGCCTCGAGGCGTCCACCGCGGGCTGCGAAGCCTGCCGAACCACCGGAATTCGTCAGGTTACGAGAGGGGTTGGGGGGTGTCAAAGCAGCCGGAAGAGGCCCACTGCGCCGGCCCGAGCGAGCGCCGGTGGCTCGGGAACGGGGGGCTCACAGCCAGTCCGGAAACCCCGCTCCCGCCTCGAACCGATCGCCGGTTCGCTTCACCTCGGCCTCCGCCCTTCGGACGTAGCGCGGCACCAGTGCCGCGGCCGGCACGCTGGCGCCTGCGGCGGCCCCGCGCGCGCCGAGCGCGGCCAGGGCAGCGACGACGCTGCCGGGCTCCCACGGCACGAGCGGGAGGTCGGGACGCCGCTCGCCCAGGAGCGGCGCGCAGACCCCGACGCCCTCCCCCACCACGGCCGCTCCACGAGGCAGCTGCTCGGCGAGCGCGGCGATCGGGATCACGCCTTCGGGCAGCCAGTCGGCCGGGCGCCCCGCCTCGAACCCTGCTGTGTACACCTCGTCGCGGCGCGCATCGAGGACGGCGGCGCAGGTTTCGCGCGGGGCGGCTGCGTGGGCCAGCGCGGCCAGCGTCGGCACCGGGATCACCGGCGTCTGCTGGGTGAAGGCGAGCCCCTTCACCGTGGCGAGACCGATCCGCAGGCCGGTGAACGATCCGGGGCCGATCGACACCGCGAAAGCCGACAGCGCATCGAGGCTCCGCCCCGTGCGCGCGAGGACGGCATCGATCGCCGGTACGAGCACCTCGGCGGCAGGCTGCCCCGGCGCCACCAGCTCCTGGTCCGTGACCGCGCCGTTCTCCCAGAGCGCGACGCTCGCCTGCTCCGTGGCGGTCTCGACCGCCAACAGGGGACCGTCCGCCGTCACGCCCCCGAGAGCCAGTCGATCAGGCGCGTCCACTGGCGCGTCAGATCGTTCCAGAACGCCAGCCCCATCAGGAGCATCAGCATCGTGAAGCCGACCTGCTGGGCGATCTCGCGGGTGCGGATCGAGAGCGGTGCGCGCAGGATGCCCTCCAACGCGAAGATCACGGCCTGCCCGCCGTCGAGAATCGGAATCGGCAGCAGGTTGAGGATCCCGAGGTTGATGCTGATCAGCACCATGATCGAGAGGTAGGTCTCCCAGCCCCGCTCGAAGGCGTTGCCGGCGATCTCGGCGATGCCGATCGGGCCCGCCAGCTGCTTCCGAGACACCTCGCCGGTGACGAGCTTGCCGAGCCCCTGCAGGAAGGTCTGGGTGACCTCGACCGTCATGCCGACGGCCCGCGGCAGCGCGACCCAGGGGCGCAGTTCCTGGTCGACGCCCAGGGCGCCGACGAGGCTCGCGCGCTCGGCGCTGATGCCCACCAGGTAGCGCGGCTCCTCGATGCCCATGCCGGCGTCGAAGTTCTGGAGGCGCGGCGTGACGTCGATCGCGAGCAGCTCGCCTGCGCGTGCGATTTGCAGGGTCAGCGACTCGCCGCCACTGGTGCGCACCGAATCGGCGAAGGCGCTGAAGCTGCCGACCGGCTCCCCGTCCACCGAGAGGATCAGATCGCGCGGCTGGAGGCCGGCCTCGGACGCCGCCGAGTCGGGGGACACGGTGCTGATCAGCACGTTCGCGGGCTGCACGCCGAGGGCGGCGGGGCTGCCCAGGGCTGGCACCGTCACCTCGCGGTGGGTCGCTTCCTCGCCCTCGCCCATCCGCAGACGGAACGCGGTGGTGGTCCCGGCTGGTACGGCCGCATAGGCCGCCGCGAACGCGGACCAGTCTTCCACTTCGGTCGCGCCCACCGCTTCGACGACCTCGCCCGAGCGCAGACCGGCCACGGCCGCGGGGACCGTGGTCTCGGTGATCCCGAGCAGCGCCGCGCGACGTCGGTGGTCGATGCCGGCCCAGCCGAGCTGGACGACCTGACCGAAGGGGTCGACGCCAGCGCGCTCGCCGACGCTGAGCTGGGTCGAGGCCGGCGCGCCGTCGCGCTCGTACGCGACGGTGACTTCCCGGCCGGCGCGGCCGCGCAGGGTGTCTTCGAGGTCGCCCCACCAGGGAACCGCCACCTCGGCCACCTGGGTGATGCGGTCGCCTGCCTGCAGGCCCGCCTCGGCCGCCGGTGAACCGGGCTCGATGCTGCCCACCACCGCTTCGGGCCGCGGCATCCCGACGGCCAGGGTGCCCATGAACACGACCACGGGCAGGATCAGATTGGCGATCGGGCCGGCGAAGACGATCAGGAGCTTCTGCCAGGTGTTCTTCTCGGGGAGGGACTCGCCCGGATTCGCCTGGATCTGGGCGCGGACCTCGGGATCCTCGATCTCGTCGATGTTCTCGCCGAGCATCTTCACGTAGCCGCCGAGCGGCAACCAACCCACGACGTACTCGGTGTCGCCGCGCGTCCACGCGAGGCGACGGTTGCCGAAGCCGATGGGCTTCCCGAAGCCGATCGAGAACTTCAGGACCCGGACGCCACACCAGCGGGCCGCGAGGAAGTGGCCGAGTTCGTGCACGAACACGAGCACGGTCAACAGCAGCACGAAGGCGAAGGCCGTCGTCAGGAACGAAACCAGTGCGCTCACCCCAACCCCCCGGCCGCCAGGGACTCCCGAGCACGAGCCCGCGCCCAGTCGTCGGCAGCCATCACATCGTCGAGATCGCGCAGGGTCCCCGGCCCTCCCTGCGCCGCGAAGGCGTCGAGCACCGCGCCGTTCGTGGCGGCGATGCGCGGGAACGCGAGCCCGCCGCCGAGGAACGCCTCGACCACGACCTCGTTGGACGCGTTGAGCACCGCGGGCGCGGCCTCGGCCGCGCTCAGCGCATCGAAGGCGTGGGCGAGACACGGGAACCGCTTCGTATCGGGCGTCTCGAAATCGAGCCGCGCGATCGCGGCGAGGTCGAGCCGGGGCAGATCCAGCTCGAG is a window encoding:
- the tsaB gene encoding tRNA (adenosine(37)-N6)-threonylcarbamoyltransferase complex dimerization subunit type 1 TsaB, with the translated sequence MTADGPLLAVETATEQASVALWENGAVTDQELVAPGQPAAEVLVPAIDAVLARTGRSLDALSAFAVSIGPGSFTGLRIGLATVKGLAFTQQTPVIPVPTLAALAHAAAPRETCAAVLDARRDEVYTAGFEAGRPADWLPEGVIPIAALAEQLPRGAAVVGEGVGVCAPLLGERRPDLPLVPWEPGSVVAALAALGARGAAAGASVPAAALVPRYVRRAEAEVKRTGDRFEAGAGFPDWL
- the rseP gene encoding RIP metalloprotease RseP, whose protein sequence is MSALVSFLTTAFAFVLLLTVLVFVHELGHFLAARWCGVRVLKFSIGFGKPIGFGNRRLAWTRGDTEYVVGWLPLGGYVKMLGENIDEIEDPEVRAQIQANPGESLPEKNTWQKLLIVFAGPIANLILPVVVFMGTLAVGMPRPEAVVGSIEPGSPAAEAGLQAGDRITQVAEVAVPWWGDLEDTLRGRAGREVTVAYERDGAPASTQLSVGERAGVDPFGQVVQLGWAGIDHRRRAALLGITETTVPAAVAGLRSGEVVEAVGATEVEDWSAFAAAYAAVPAGTTTAFRLRMGEGEEATHREVTVPALGSPAALGVQPANVLISTVSPDSAASEAGLQPRDLILSVDGEPVGSFSAFADSVRTSGGESLTLQIARAGELLAIDVTPRLQNFDAGMGIEEPRYLVGISAERASLVGALGVDQELRPWVALPRAVGMTVEVTQTFLQGLGKLVTGEVSRKQLAGPIGIAEIAGNAFERGWETYLSIMVLISINLGILNLLPIPILDGGQAVIFALEGILRAPLSIRTREIAQQVGFTMLMLLMGLAFWNDLTRQWTRLIDWLSGA